From Mytilus edulis chromosome 9, xbMytEdul2.2, whole genome shotgun sequence, the proteins below share one genomic window:
- the LOC139489724 gene encoding nuclear factor NF-kappa-B p105 subunit-like isoform X4, with protein MQIEERHKSPLDENWYKMSDADTGSDDSKDSNTVGVPQFLVVNNVHMLNGDHHHVNMYEETVDDEAKPYIEIVEQPQSRGFRFRYECEGPSHGGLQGEKSEKYRKTFPAIKIRNYNGPSRVVVNLVTDEPVPRPHAHKLVGKNCNDGVCTVDVKTGQNTVTFANLCVQHVTRKKSAEVIEQRIIESMKMDKMVKLGNLNEQAYLSEDELAQAKQQAEKQAKDMQLNVVKLCFQAYLKDGSNLISKVLPSVLSSPIYDSKAPGANVLKICRMDKYGGSCRGDEEVFLLCEKVQKDDISVRFVEQDEDGNVVWEAFGNFGPFDVHRQYAIVFKTPAYKDPTIDRTVNVFIMLQRKSDGETSDPKSFTYYPQKDEIDELLKHKRSKKMPSYPGPGNFGGPGGNNSSRNNINITGIQTNNPFSQQSQGGNLPITVNQDTMDTTPVSNAQQQQQLQQAIRMTATPNRRPRQRQQTASANDLTTDGESQLPTLFSQDIYMQHQGPPMMQMPQQDMKQNVYQDPNLMYFQQFAVGNQHIPFQQLQPRGSPQQLQPRGSQLTPRGTVIKQAPHHFGGDGRRGYDETDSVPSKQMGGVCFPPVEPYGHPGFCKSASDSVLSGKMMDYGNEGLERIAPFECQMPPNDFTSREDSRQIKTEDYGIDIFQKDEKIEDIVDEMKEEEKSFKNVQEDLVENKVENMEDSEMAADDQNKPNLDIKEQSENEISVKSQFQDFSAQTESDDVMHIVDRTSKALQFYAATGNIKQLLFVQRHLLSISDDSGDLPLHTAIINNQLEVIHNLLDVMSTLPYCRYKSSAYNSLRQTPLHLAVLMGQPSVVDRLLNVGADPTMVDRKGNSPAHLAILYGADSCLAILVRYQRCNAAKNKPFPELDLKNFDGFSTAHLAAITQNCNAMKLISKGKGNINMPDGKSGRTPLHHAVERDDLTTVGYLILEARANVNACCFDGNTPLHVACARQNVGIVALLIAAGGDPEMENDEVKEELYDEFEGVQDDKQMGDNSSNTSAHLDCYKPEDFAMDNEKVLRVLRGEPYSNVKELDQTDRDYIHTTDYFSSLSIQDIQLANHGTSDPSQEGDLHKLMYPVRVQISKMLDPPCEGGDWIALANALGLFELMDSQSPGYSQTRVLLNFYEEYGGTISYLMECLTSMGRMDVVSLISQYHSSSKYSVH; from the exons ATGCAGATTGAAGAAAGGCATAAGTCGCCATTAG atGAAAATTGGTACAAGATGAGTGATGCTGATACAGGCTCAGATGACAGCAAGGACAGTAATACTGTTGGTGTCCCACAATTCCTTGTTGTAAACAATGTACACATGTTAAATGGAGATCACCACCATGTTAATATGTATGAGGAGACCGTGGATGATG AGGCCAAACCCTACATAGAGATTGTAGAACAACCACAGTCTAGAGGATTCCGCTTCAGATATGAGTGTGAAGGGCCGTCACATGGTGGACTTCAGGGAGAAAAGAGTGAAAAGTATCGTAAAACATTCCCAGCAATCAAA aTAAGAAACTACAATGGACCAAGTCGTGTGGTGGTTAACTTGGTAACAGATGAACCAGTTCCTAGACCACATGCTCATAAGTTGGTCGGAAAGAACTGTAATGATGGTGTATGTACCGTAGATGTCAAAACAGGACAAAATACTGTCAC ttttgccaatctctgtgtaCAACATGTGACGAGAAAGAAATCAGCTGAAGTTATAGAACAAAGAATTATAGAATCGATGAAGATGGATAAAATGGTCAAATTAGGAAACCTCAATGAACAAGCATATTTATCAG AAGACGAATTGGCACAAGCAAAACAGCAAGCAGAGAAGCAAGCCAAAGATATGCAGTTAAACGTTGTGAAGCTTTGTTTCCAGGCTTACCTTAAAGATGGCAGTAATTTAATTAGTAAAGTCTTACCCTCAGTCTTATCATCACCAATCTATGATAGCA AGGCGCCAGGGGCAAATGTTCTGAAGATCTGTAGAATGGATAAATATGGCGGATCTTGCAGAGGAGATGAAGAAGTTTTTCTTCTGTGTGAAAAAGTACAGAAAG aTGACATAAGTGTAAGATTTGTGGAACAAGATGAAGATGGAAATGTTGTATGGGAGGCGTTTGGTAATTTTGGTCCATTTGATGTCCATAGACAG TATGCCATAGTGTTTAAGACTCCTGCTTATAAAGATCCTACAATTGATCGGACAGTGAATGTGTTTATTATGTTACAAAGAAAGTCTGATGGAGAGACAAGTGATCCCAAGTCATTTACATACTATCCACAGAAAGATG AAATAGATGAGTTACTCAAACATAAAAGAAGTAAGAAGATGCCAAGTTATCCTGGACCAGGGAACTTTGGTGGACCAGGAGGAAACAACTCTAGTAGAAATAACATCAATATTACTGGAATACAAA cAAATAATCCATTCAGCCAACAAAGTCAAGGAGGAAACCTCCCGATCACCGTCAACCAAGATACTATGG ATACTACTCCTGTATCGAATGCACAACAGCAGCAGCAGCTGCAGCAGGCAATTAGAATGACAGCAACTCCAAATCGTCGTCCTAGACAAAGACAACAAACTGCTAGCGCTAATGATTTAACCACAGACGGTGAAAGCCAATTGCCTACCCTTTTTTCCCAAGATATCTACATGCAACACCAAGGCCCACCAATGATGCAGATGCCACAACAAGATATGAAACAAAATGTCTACCAGGACCCCAATCTAATGTATTTCCAGCAGTTCGCAGTTGGTAATCAACACATACCGTTTCAGCAGCTTCAACCCCGGGGATCACCCCAACAGCTGCAACCCCGGGGGTCACAACTTACTCCTAGAGGCACTGTCATAAAACAAGCTCCTCATCATTTTGGGGGTGATGGTAGAAGAGGCTATGACGAGACGGACAGTGTTCCTTCGAAGCAAATGGGGGGAGTGTGTTTTCCTCCCGTAGAACCGTATGGTCATCCAGGATTTTGCAAATCAGCATCAGATTCAGTTTTATCGGGGAAAATGATGGATTACGGTAACGAAGGACTTGAACGAATTGCTCCGTTTGAATGTCAGATGCCTCCCAATGACTTCACATCACGCGAGGATTCAAGACAAATAAAAACTGAGGACTACGGCATTGATATATTTCAAAAGGATGAAAAAATTGAAGACATTGTTGATGAaatgaaagaagaagaaaaaagttttaaaaatgtacaaGAGGACTTGGTAGaaaataaagttgaaaatatgGAGGATTCTGAGATGGCAGCTGATGATCAGAATAAACCAAACTTAGATATTAAAGAACAAAGTGAAAATGAAATATCTGTTAAATCTCAATTCCAGGATTTTAGTG CACAAACAGAGAGTGATGATGTTATGCACATTGTTGATAGAACTTCAAAGGCATTACAGTTCTATGCTGCCACAGGAAATATAAAACAGTTGTTGTTTGTTCAGCGCCACCTACTCTCAATATCAGACGATAGTGGCGATCT aCCTCTACACACCGCCATCATTAATAATCAGTTAGAAGTCATACACAATCTCCTAGACGTCATGTCAACCTTACCATACTGTAGATACAAATCTAGTGCTTATAATAGTCTTAGACAG ACGCCACTTCATTTAGCGGTACTGATGGGACAGCCAAGTGTAGTTGATAGGTTGTTGAATGTTGGAGCTGATCCAACCATGGTTGACAGAAAAGGCAATTCCCCAGCACATCTTGCCATCTTGTATGGGGCAGACTCATGTCTTGCCATTCTAGTCAGATACCAAAGATGTAACGCAGCCAAAAATAAACCATTCCCAGAGCTAGATCTCAAGAACTTTGATG gcTTTTCTACTGCCCATCTTGCAGCTATAACACAGAATTGTAATGCTATGAAACTGATATCAAAAGGGAAAGGGAATATAAACATGCCCGATGGTAAGAGTGGAAGAACTCCCCTCCACCATGCTGTAGAAAGAGATGATCTTACTACTGTTGGATATCTAATATTAGAG GCTAGAGCAAATGTAAATGCTTGTTGTTTTGACGGTAATACACCTCTACATGTTGCCTGTGCAAGACAGAATGTTGGTATTGTGGCATTATTGATAGCTGCCGGAGGTGACCCAGAGATGGAGAATGATGAAGTTAAAGAAGAACTGTATGATGAATTTGAGGGAGTTCAAGATGACAAacaaatgggagataactcctcAAATACTAGTGCCCATTTGGACTGTTATAAACCAGAAGATTTTGCTATGGACAATGAAAAG GTTTTGAGAGTATTACGAGGAGAACCATACTCAAATGTCAAAGAGCTAGATCAAACAGACCGTGACTATATACATACTACAGATTATTTCTCATCGTTATCTATACAA
- the LOC139489724 gene encoding nuclear factor NF-kappa-B p105 subunit-like isoform X5, with amino-acid sequence MSDADTGSDDSKDSNTVGVPQFLVVNNVHMLNGDHHHVNMYEETVDDEAKPYIEIVEQPQSRGFRFRYECEGPSHGGLQGEKSEKYRKTFPAIKIRNYNGPSRVVVNLVTDEPVPRPHAHKLVGKNCNDGVCTVDVKTGQNTVTFANLCVQHVTRKKSAEVIEQRIIESMKMDKMVKLGNLNEQAYLSEDELAQAKQQAEKQAKDMQLNVVKLCFQAYLKDGSNLISKVLPSVLSSPIYDSKAPGANVLKICRMDKYGGSCRGDEEVFLLCEKVQKDDISVRFVEQDEDGNVVWEAFGNFGPFDVHRQYAIVFKTPAYKDPTIDRTVNVFIMLQRKSDGETSDPKSFTYYPQKDEIDELLKHKRSKKMPSYPGPGNFGGPGGNNSSRNNINITGIQTNNPFSQQSQGGNLPITVNQDTMDTTPVSNAQQQQQLQQAIRMTATPNRRPRQRQQTASANDLTTDGESQLPTLFSQDIYMQHQGPPMMQMPQQDMKQNVYQDPNLMYFQQFAVGNQHIPFQQLQPRGSPQQLQPRGSQLTPRGTVIKQAPHHFGGDGRRGYDETDSVPSKQMGGVCFPPVEPYGHPGFCKSASDSVLSGKMMDYGNEGLERIAPFECQMPPNDFTSREDSRQIKTEDYGIDIFQKDEKIEDIVDEMKEEEKSFKNVQEDLVENKVENMEDSEMAADDQNKPNLDIKEQSENEISVKSQFQDFSAQTESDDVMHIVDRTSKALQFYAATGNIKQLLFVQRHLLSISDDSGDLPLHTAIINNQLEVIHNLLDVMSTLPYCRYKSSAYNSLRQTPLHLAVLMGQPSVVDRLLNVGADPTMVDRKGNSPAHLAILYGADSCLAILVRYQRCNAAKNKPFPELDLKNFDGFSTAHLAAITQNCNAMKLISKGKGNINMPDGKSGRTPLHHAVERDDLTTVGYLILEARANVNACCFDGNTPLHVACARQNVGIVALLIAAGGDPEMENDEVKEELYDEFEGVQDDKQMGDNSSNTSAHLDCYKPEDFAMDNEKVLRVLRGEPYSNVKELDQTDRDYIHTTDYFSSLSIQDIQLANHGTSDPSQEGDLHKLMYPVRVQISKMLDPPCEGGDWIALANALGLFELMDSQSPGYSQTRVLLNFYEEYGGTISYLMECLTSMGRMDVVSLISQYHSSSKYSVH; translated from the exons ATGAGTGATGCTGATACAGGCTCAGATGACAGCAAGGACAGTAATACTGTTGGTGTCCCACAATTCCTTGTTGTAAACAATGTACACATGTTAAATGGAGATCACCACCATGTTAATATGTATGAGGAGACCGTGGATGATG AGGCCAAACCCTACATAGAGATTGTAGAACAACCACAGTCTAGAGGATTCCGCTTCAGATATGAGTGTGAAGGGCCGTCACATGGTGGACTTCAGGGAGAAAAGAGTGAAAAGTATCGTAAAACATTCCCAGCAATCAAA aTAAGAAACTACAATGGACCAAGTCGTGTGGTGGTTAACTTGGTAACAGATGAACCAGTTCCTAGACCACATGCTCATAAGTTGGTCGGAAAGAACTGTAATGATGGTGTATGTACCGTAGATGTCAAAACAGGACAAAATACTGTCAC ttttgccaatctctgtgtaCAACATGTGACGAGAAAGAAATCAGCTGAAGTTATAGAACAAAGAATTATAGAATCGATGAAGATGGATAAAATGGTCAAATTAGGAAACCTCAATGAACAAGCATATTTATCAG AAGACGAATTGGCACAAGCAAAACAGCAAGCAGAGAAGCAAGCCAAAGATATGCAGTTAAACGTTGTGAAGCTTTGTTTCCAGGCTTACCTTAAAGATGGCAGTAATTTAATTAGTAAAGTCTTACCCTCAGTCTTATCATCACCAATCTATGATAGCA AGGCGCCAGGGGCAAATGTTCTGAAGATCTGTAGAATGGATAAATATGGCGGATCTTGCAGAGGAGATGAAGAAGTTTTTCTTCTGTGTGAAAAAGTACAGAAAG aTGACATAAGTGTAAGATTTGTGGAACAAGATGAAGATGGAAATGTTGTATGGGAGGCGTTTGGTAATTTTGGTCCATTTGATGTCCATAGACAG TATGCCATAGTGTTTAAGACTCCTGCTTATAAAGATCCTACAATTGATCGGACAGTGAATGTGTTTATTATGTTACAAAGAAAGTCTGATGGAGAGACAAGTGATCCCAAGTCATTTACATACTATCCACAGAAAGATG AAATAGATGAGTTACTCAAACATAAAAGAAGTAAGAAGATGCCAAGTTATCCTGGACCAGGGAACTTTGGTGGACCAGGAGGAAACAACTCTAGTAGAAATAACATCAATATTACTGGAATACAAA cAAATAATCCATTCAGCCAACAAAGTCAAGGAGGAAACCTCCCGATCACCGTCAACCAAGATACTATGG ATACTACTCCTGTATCGAATGCACAACAGCAGCAGCAGCTGCAGCAGGCAATTAGAATGACAGCAACTCCAAATCGTCGTCCTAGACAAAGACAACAAACTGCTAGCGCTAATGATTTAACCACAGACGGTGAAAGCCAATTGCCTACCCTTTTTTCCCAAGATATCTACATGCAACACCAAGGCCCACCAATGATGCAGATGCCACAACAAGATATGAAACAAAATGTCTACCAGGACCCCAATCTAATGTATTTCCAGCAGTTCGCAGTTGGTAATCAACACATACCGTTTCAGCAGCTTCAACCCCGGGGATCACCCCAACAGCTGCAACCCCGGGGGTCACAACTTACTCCTAGAGGCACTGTCATAAAACAAGCTCCTCATCATTTTGGGGGTGATGGTAGAAGAGGCTATGACGAGACGGACAGTGTTCCTTCGAAGCAAATGGGGGGAGTGTGTTTTCCTCCCGTAGAACCGTATGGTCATCCAGGATTTTGCAAATCAGCATCAGATTCAGTTTTATCGGGGAAAATGATGGATTACGGTAACGAAGGACTTGAACGAATTGCTCCGTTTGAATGTCAGATGCCTCCCAATGACTTCACATCACGCGAGGATTCAAGACAAATAAAAACTGAGGACTACGGCATTGATATATTTCAAAAGGATGAAAAAATTGAAGACATTGTTGATGAaatgaaagaagaagaaaaaagttttaaaaatgtacaaGAGGACTTGGTAGaaaataaagttgaaaatatgGAGGATTCTGAGATGGCAGCTGATGATCAGAATAAACCAAACTTAGATATTAAAGAACAAAGTGAAAATGAAATATCTGTTAAATCTCAATTCCAGGATTTTAGTG CACAAACAGAGAGTGATGATGTTATGCACATTGTTGATAGAACTTCAAAGGCATTACAGTTCTATGCTGCCACAGGAAATATAAAACAGTTGTTGTTTGTTCAGCGCCACCTACTCTCAATATCAGACGATAGTGGCGATCT aCCTCTACACACCGCCATCATTAATAATCAGTTAGAAGTCATACACAATCTCCTAGACGTCATGTCAACCTTACCATACTGTAGATACAAATCTAGTGCTTATAATAGTCTTAGACAG ACGCCACTTCATTTAGCGGTACTGATGGGACAGCCAAGTGTAGTTGATAGGTTGTTGAATGTTGGAGCTGATCCAACCATGGTTGACAGAAAAGGCAATTCCCCAGCACATCTTGCCATCTTGTATGGGGCAGACTCATGTCTTGCCATTCTAGTCAGATACCAAAGATGTAACGCAGCCAAAAATAAACCATTCCCAGAGCTAGATCTCAAGAACTTTGATG gcTTTTCTACTGCCCATCTTGCAGCTATAACACAGAATTGTAATGCTATGAAACTGATATCAAAAGGGAAAGGGAATATAAACATGCCCGATGGTAAGAGTGGAAGAACTCCCCTCCACCATGCTGTAGAAAGAGATGATCTTACTACTGTTGGATATCTAATATTAGAG GCTAGAGCAAATGTAAATGCTTGTTGTTTTGACGGTAATACACCTCTACATGTTGCCTGTGCAAGACAGAATGTTGGTATTGTGGCATTATTGATAGCTGCCGGAGGTGACCCAGAGATGGAGAATGATGAAGTTAAAGAAGAACTGTATGATGAATTTGAGGGAGTTCAAGATGACAAacaaatgggagataactcctcAAATACTAGTGCCCATTTGGACTGTTATAAACCAGAAGATTTTGCTATGGACAATGAAAAG GTTTTGAGAGTATTACGAGGAGAACCATACTCAAATGTCAAAGAGCTAGATCAAACAGACCGTGACTATATACATACTACAGATTATTTCTCATCGTTATCTATACAA